The sequence below is a genomic window from Thalassoroseus pseudoceratinae.
TCATGATCGCCACCGTCAGCACTCAGGGCACCGATGGATTCGACGGGTTTAGCCGTTCCTTTGACTACGTGTTCAGCCGGCCAATCCACTTTGCGTGGTTTACAGTCGTTTCAATCGGCCTCGGTGTGCTGAGTTTGGCTTTGGTTTCTGTCGGGGCATTGCTCATCTTGTATTTGGCGTCCTGGCCAATCACGCGGGGAATGGGTGGTTCCGATCTCGTGACCTGGAACACGATCTTTGAACTATTCACCTCGAAAGGCTTTCCCAGCCCACAATACCCTGCAGTGATGGCCCTCACGATTTGGCTGCGGGCTTTTGGACTATTGGTGGCGGGGTTCGTGCCAAGTTACTTCTGGACATCCAGCACAATCATGTTCTTCTTGCTGCGACAAAGTACGGACGCCAATGAACTGACGGAAGTCTGGATGCCACTCGATGACGAGGACGACGAGAACCTCATCCGCTTGGCTGGAGTGGCCGCGACTGATCACCCGGTCAGCGAACGTCCCGTTCATCCGGAAGGAAGCAGCACTCCCGATCCTGGAGAGAACAACGAGTAAGAACACAAACCGCGAGTGGCTCGGACCGGCAACGGTCCGACTGCAGCGGGTCTGTCTCGTGCCAAACGCGGAGACGGTAAACGGTGATATCGTCTAAGAGATTTCTGTGGGACGATCGTCGTCCATCAGATTGCCGATGTCCGTCAGCGTTGTTTCACTCTCGATGCCCTGCTGATCGAACACGGGCGGTTGGATAGCGGTTTCGCCGTCGTCAAACGGTGCATTGTCGCCATCCGCCTGGTTGGCGGCCTCCATGGAATCCACGGATTCGCCATCTTCAAGCAGCCGGTAGACAACACCCGTATCAACCTGCTCAAACCCGGCGGATTTCAGCGTGGCCATCGCAGCGGAGTTTGTCTCACTGGCATGAGCCTCCACGCGAGTCACCATTTCTTCCCGCATCCGGCGACAAACTTCGACCAAGAGTGCCTGACCATAACCTTGTTGCCGTTCCGAGTCGGCAACTTCCAGGTTCGTCAGACCGATCGCACGTTCTTGCCAACGATCCAAATAGAGATCGAGTCCAAGAACAGTCACTTCAGCGACAGGGACATTATCCCCGCGACCGACGAGGTGAAACCGCACTGTGTCGAGACGACCAAGCCGCGTGATCCACCACCAATCAAGTGGTTGCCGTTGGTAGGCGATCGCGAGCTGGGTCTTTCGCCGCACACCTGCCAAACGCATATTGACCGGATCGGTCTTGTTGCACAAATCCCTTTGGAAAATCGCGTGTCGTTCAAACGGAGCGTAACCGACGGACCGAAAGAAGGGGTCGGCAGCAGAATCGGAAAGCAGAAAACCCGATGGTTGACTGCCACCGTACATCCCGAAGTAAAATGAGTCGAGCGGTTCCGCTTGACCGGCGAAGATGGTCGCAGCACCGCGATCTCGCAGATAAGCTTCCGCTTTCCGCACGAGTTCACGACCAATCCCTTGGCGACGAAAGTCCGGGTGGACCAACACCATGCAGATCACACCGGTTTGCTGATCCAGGTTGGTTTGGTCCTCATTCACACCGAAACCAGCGTGAACCATGCCAACGACGTTTTCTTCTTCACAAGCGAGGATCAGCCCCGCACGGTCGAAGTAAGGTTGGGCAAAGTTCAAGTATTCGAACGCATCGGTCCTGAGATTTCCGGCGGCACCGCGACCCAAACCGCTGTTTTCCCATAACTCGGCGACCTGTGGTGGGTCACCGTTTTGGAACGTTCGATACTCAATCACGAAGCTGACGCCTTCCGCAAAGTGCAAACGCCGTTCAGATGAACCACCAACCGTGGGACGGGGACGTCAATCACCCGATATCTCATCACCAAAGGCCCATTGTAACAAATCGACGCGCGGACACGTTCCGGATTTCTTCAAACCCATCAGAAGAACGACATTTTTGAAACAGCGACTTCGTCAGCAAGTTCGAATCTCGGTCAATTTCCCGCCAATGAGCGTGGACGATATTGCTCGGACGATTGGAATCGAGCTGCCACGCTGCATTGCCTGGGCCAGAGAATTAGAGAATCGATCGTGCGGCTTCGACGATGTTTCCTGCCGTCAAACCGTATTTTTCCAACAAACCATCCGGGTCGCCACTTTCGGCGTACTGGTCGCCGACGTTGACGAAGCTCATGGGCACAGGTCGCGTGCGAGCTGTCACCATGGACACCGCGGAACCCAATCCACCGGCGGCGAGGTGTTCTTCGGCAACGACGATTCGACCGGTTTCCGTGGCCGCTTTGATGATTGCTTCTTCGTCAATCGGCTTGACCGTGTGCATGTCGATGACGCGAGCAGCAATTCCACTGTCTTTCAGGCTTTTCGCTGCATCCAACGCCATGCCGACCATCAGACCGTTGGCGATGATGGTGATGTCGTCTCCGTCAGTGAGCTGAATCGACTTGCCGAATTGGAAATCGCAACCATCTGGGTAGACAACCGGAGCTTTCGGACGTCCCAAACGGAGATAAACCGGCCCGTTGTGCTCCAACATGGCCTTGGTCGCAGCTTGGGTGCTGACAGCATCGGTTGGAACGCAAACGGTCACACCGGGCAAGCAACTTGCCAAGGCGACGTCTTCGATCCCCATCTGCGAAGGACCGTCTTCGCCGATGGAAATCCCAGCGTGCGAACCAACAAGTTTGACGTTCAAGTTCGGGAACGCGACGGACATCCGAATTTGGTCGAACGCATTGTTCAGTAGAAAGCACGCAAAGCTTGCGACCACAGCGGTTTTGCCCTGTGCTGCCAACCCGCCAGCCACACTGACCATGTTACTTTCAGCAATACCGACGTTGAACGATCGGTTCGGGAACTTCTGCGCGAACCATTCCGTTCGGGTCGAGTTTCCAACATCGCCGTCGACCGTCACTACTTCCGGGAACTGGTCGCCCAAGTCTCGCAACGCCTCGCCGAAGGCATCGCGGGTGGCCTGCCCCATTTTCAACCCACTAATTTCACCAATTGCCATGGTGGGATCTCACTCTTGTAATCTAAATGTCTTGTGAACGAAGGAATGCGACTGTCACAACATCCGCGTGTTTCCGCTTGACTGCACTGTCTTTAGGACAGCATTGCCAAGGCTTTTTCGGCCATTTCCGGTGGCAGCGGTTTGCCGTGGAAGTTCGTGTCGCCAGCTTCTTCGAGTAGCGGCAGAATCCCGAAGCCTTTTTGCGTTTCAGAAACAATGCAGGTAGGCCGATCGGTCACGGTTTTTGCCGTTTCCAGGGCTTTGACGACGGCTTCCATATCGTTGCCGGGAATCGTCTGCACATGCCAACCGAACGCTTCAACCTTTGAGGCGAACGGTTTTTGATCGAGCACGTCTTTGGTGGCACCGGTTTGTTGGTAGCCGTTTTGATCGATAATCGCGGTCAGGTTGCCGGTGCCGTACTTCTGAGCGGCAGCCATGGCTTCCCAGACCTGTCCTTCGCCCATTTCGCCATCGCCGATCATGACGTAAACTTGCGAATCGAGGTTGTCCATTTTGCAGCCGAGCGCCACGCCCAAGCCGATCGACAACCCTTGTCCGAGCGAACCGGTGGAAGCTTCGATGCCGGGCATCCGCTTCATGTTCGGGTGGCCTTCGAACTTACTGCCGAGTTTTCGCAGCGTCATGGTGTCTTCGACGGGGAAGTACCCCCGCTCTGCCATGGCCGCATACAAGACGGGCACTGCATGGCCTTTGCTCATGATGAACCGGTCACGAGCTGGGTCCGTTGGGTTGTCCGGGTCCACGCGGAGGAAGCCGCCGAAGTACAACGCCGTGACCACTTCCGTCGCCGAAAGGCTACTGGAAGGGTGACCGCTCCCGGCTTCTGTTGTCATCCGAATAATTTCTTTGCGGATGTCCAACGCTTTGGATTTTAGATCGTCAAGAGATAGTTGTGTCGCTGTAACACCCACGTTCGGTCCTTTGGATCGAGTCAGCTACAGAAATGGTTATCGCGAATGCCAGTTTTCAGAGAAAAGCGGCCGACGGATTGCCGTCTTCGCGACCGTCTCAACATGCTAACGACCCCGGTTCCGACTCGCAAGCAGCGCAAGCGGGGTTTGTCGCGCCCGTTCCCGAGATTCCCTGCACCGAGACTTGCCGATCAGGAACCGAATGCGTGAAAATGAGCAAAGATGCCGACCCCCGAATCATCGGAGTCCCCACATGCACGACAGTGAACTCTCGGACGATCAACTCCTCGCTTGGTTAGATGAAGCGTTGACTCCGGAGCGGATGTCGGAGATCGAAAGAGAACTTCGCGACTCGGAACCGCTCAGAAATCGCATGGCGGGCCTGATTCGTCGACGCGATGACGGCGTGCATTCCGTGGGAGAAATTTGGCGGCGGCACCGCCTCACCTGCCCGACCCGAGTCGATCTCGGTAGTTGGCTCCTGGGATCGCTCGATACGGAATACGCAAAGTATATCGACTTCCATATCCGTACCGTCGGATGTCGCATTTGTTCCGCCAA
It includes:
- a CDS encoding anti-sigma factor, coding for MHDSELSDDQLLAWLDEALTPERMSEIERELRDSEPLRNRMAGLIRRRDDGVHSVGEIWRRHRLTCPTRVDLGSWLLGSLDTEYAKYIDFHIRTVGCRICSANLTDLENSAQPTEDSTRRRRRFFQSSAGHLPKPE
- a CDS encoding GNAT family N-acetyltransferase, with amino-acid sequence MIEYRTFQNGDPPQVAELWENSGLGRGAAGNLRTDAFEYLNFAQPYFDRAGLILACEEENVVGMVHAGFGVNEDQTNLDQQTGVICMVLVHPDFRRQGIGRELVRKAEAYLRDRGAATIFAGQAEPLDSFYFGMYGGSQPSGFLLSDSAADPFFRSVGYAPFERHAIFQRDLCNKTDPVNMRLAGVRRKTQLAIAYQRQPLDWWWITRLGRLDTVRFHLVGRGDNVPVAEVTVLGLDLYLDRWQERAIGLTNLEVADSERQQGYGQALLVEVCRRMREEMVTRVEAHASETNSAAMATLKSAGFEQVDTGVVYRLLEDGESVDSMEAANQADGDNAPFDDGETAIQPPVFDQQGIESETTLTDIGNLMDDDRPTEIS
- a CDS encoding transketolase, with amino-acid sequence MGVTATQLSLDDLKSKALDIRKEIIRMTTEAGSGHPSSSLSATEVVTALYFGGFLRVDPDNPTDPARDRFIMSKGHAVPVLYAAMAERGYFPVEDTMTLRKLGSKFEGHPNMKRMPGIEASTGSLGQGLSIGLGVALGCKMDNLDSQVYVMIGDGEMGEGQVWEAMAAAQKYGTGNLTAIIDQNGYQQTGATKDVLDQKPFASKVEAFGWHVQTIPGNDMEAVVKALETAKTVTDRPTCIVSETQKGFGILPLLEEAGDTNFHGKPLPPEMAEKALAMLS
- a CDS encoding transketolase family protein is translated as MAIGEISGLKMGQATRDAFGEALRDLGDQFPEVVTVDGDVGNSTRTEWFAQKFPNRSFNVGIAESNMVSVAGGLAAQGKTAVVASFACFLLNNAFDQIRMSVAFPNLNVKLVGSHAGISIGEDGPSQMGIEDVALASCLPGVTVCVPTDAVSTQAATKAMLEHNGPVYLRLGRPKAPVVYPDGCDFQFGKSIQLTDGDDITIIANGLMVGMALDAAKSLKDSGIAARVIDMHTVKPIDEEAIIKAATETGRIVVAEEHLAAGGLGSAVSMVTARTRPVPMSFVNVGDQYAESGDPDGLLEKYGLTAGNIVEAARSIL